In a genomic window of Prochlorococcus marinus subsp. marinus str. CCMP1375:
- a CDS encoding sensor histidine kinase, giving the protein MKFSDRFLSLVDQQLSSFEFDSELETVVAYVAQTNVGNSPTLEVIGQRPKQIRKVLSPIENDPDLRIPSFNRRWYPLQEGSVLLGVIRAERFPTEKQWPDSLDKRLQISASALANCLSLELDREKLLNELSQQKEQIGILVHQLRNPLAALRTYAQLLLRKLGPDSSQIDLVEGLLSEQKQVDKYLLALDEIAQPTQSNKTIAPARLLLPPLLPSEEPIDLIELLKPLIDRAEATAKLQGRKWIGPINVPQWIKEPRPVSEGFVPEIVANLLENAFRYTSPAASIGICFNENGICVWDSGKPIPFSEREKIFESGFRSSESSSYQGSGLGLSLGRKLAKQFYGELNLITDPSIFDSSLPIEGNAFVISLPVK; this is encoded by the coding sequence ATGAAGTTCTCTGATAGGTTCCTAAGTCTTGTCGATCAGCAATTGAGCAGTTTCGAGTTTGACTCTGAATTGGAAACGGTTGTTGCTTATGTGGCTCAAACAAATGTAGGCAATTCGCCGACATTAGAGGTCATAGGCCAAAGGCCAAAGCAGATTAGAAAAGTTTTAAGCCCTATAGAAAATGATCCAGACCTTAGGATCCCTTCCTTCAATCGGAGGTGGTATCCATTGCAAGAAGGATCAGTATTGTTAGGAGTAATTAGAGCAGAAAGGTTCCCTACAGAAAAACAATGGCCTGATTCTCTTGATAAGCGTTTGCAAATTAGTGCATCTGCATTGGCTAATTGTTTGAGCCTTGAACTTGATCGTGAAAAACTCCTAAATGAACTTAGTCAGCAAAAAGAGCAAATTGGAATATTGGTTCATCAGTTGAGGAACCCCTTAGCAGCTTTAAGGACATATGCTCAACTGCTTTTGAGGAAATTAGGCCCTGATAGCTCTCAGATAGATTTAGTTGAAGGATTGCTTAGCGAGCAAAAGCAAGTAGATAAATATCTTTTAGCTTTAGATGAAATTGCTCAGCCAACTCAATCAAATAAGACAATTGCTCCTGCTAGATTGCTTTTGCCTCCTTTGTTGCCATCCGAGGAACCAATAGATTTAATTGAATTATTGAAACCTCTAATTGATCGTGCTGAAGCTACTGCAAAATTGCAAGGACGTAAATGGATTGGACCTATTAATGTTCCACAGTGGATTAAAGAACCTAGGCCTGTCTCGGAGGGCTTTGTACCTGAGATAGTGGCTAATCTTTTAGAAAATGCATTTAGATATACATCTCCTGCTGCTTCAATAGGTATTTGTTTTAATGAGAATGGAATTTGTGTTTGGGATAGTGGAAAACCTATTCCTTTCTCTGAAAGGGAAAAGATATTTGAAAGTGGTTTTAGAAGCTCAGAAAGCTCATCTTATCAAGGGTCAGGACTTGGTTTGAGTCTAGGAAGGAAGTTGGCTAAACAGTTTTATGGTGAATTAAATCTAATTACAGATCCTTCAATTTTTGATAGCTCCCTCCCTATAGAAGGAAATGCATTTGTTATTAGCTTGCCGGTAAAATGA
- the cobS gene encoding adenosylcobinamide-GDP ribazoletransferase gives MKSNICRSIKNKEMLFKHLPLFQPTLLFNKFSKGFILSSPNWLKDLTGAWLFYTVFPKLTRINPRFERIARFSPLIGVLIGVLQVSVLILLLQLQWPNESMPFIAIALGLWITGGIHVDGLMDTADGIAAGPSRCIEAMKDSRIGASGIIALTINLLLQIAALFKLRLLILFAIPIASFWGRYSQIWAISHYPYLNKEGSSKFLHKKNWRGFLIESIPSYAFLSFLIFILINIDISIISTPNLIIGIIVGFLPALIIPHLLARRLGGHSGDSYGASVVLVETCMLIIFSIILPAS, from the coding sequence TTGAAATCAAACATCTGCAGATCTATTAAAAATAAAGAAATGCTTTTTAAGCATTTACCTCTCTTCCAACCTACGTTGTTATTTAACAAATTCTCAAAGGGTTTTATTCTGAGCTCGCCAAACTGGTTAAAAGATCTTACTGGGGCTTGGCTTTTTTATACAGTCTTTCCCAAATTAACTCGAATCAATCCGAGATTTGAACGCATTGCTCGTTTCTCTCCTCTTATTGGAGTATTAATAGGAGTTTTGCAAGTAAGTGTTCTAATTCTGCTCTTACAATTGCAATGGCCTAATGAATCAATGCCTTTCATTGCAATAGCTCTTGGCTTATGGATTACCGGCGGGATACATGTAGATGGACTTATGGATACAGCTGATGGAATCGCTGCAGGTCCTTCTAGGTGTATCGAAGCAATGAAAGATAGTAGAATTGGTGCAAGTGGAATTATTGCTTTAACTATTAATCTTTTATTACAAATAGCAGCCTTATTTAAACTTAGATTACTTATTTTATTTGCAATACCAATAGCTTCATTCTGGGGTAGATATTCTCAGATATGGGCTATAAGTCATTATCCATATTTGAACAAAGAAGGATCTTCTAAATTCCTACACAAAAAGAATTGGCGCGGTTTCCTTATAGAATCAATACCTTCTTATGCTTTTCTGTCTTTTTTAATTTTCATATTAATCAATATAGATATTTCTATCATCTCGACACCTAATCTAATAATTGGAATAATTGTAGGTTTTCTACCTGCTCTAATTATTCCACATTTACTAGCAAGGCGTCTTGGAGGACATTCTGGCGATTCTTATGGAGCATCTGTTGTATTAGTAGAAACATGTATGCTAATAATTTTTTCAATCATTTTACCGGCAAGCTAA
- the tgt gene encoding tRNA guanosine(34) transglycosylase Tgt: MFDFKVLSRSTNTAGRVGRLSTPHGILSTPQFMPVGTLGTVKGITATQLKDTNAQMILANTFHLHLQPGEAIIKESGGLHSFMSWDQPILTDSGGYQVFSLGKLNKIDDFGVSFKSPRDGSHIELTPEKAIQIQMDLGADVVMAFDQCPPYPASKVEVEEACKRTHLWLERCVATHSKEDQALFGIVQGGCFLDLREESARRVASFHLPGIAIGGVSVGEPSDQIHKIVRHVAPLLPNEVPRYLMGIGTIREMAVAVANGVDFFDCVLPTRLGRHGTALVRDERWNLRNACFRNDYQPLDTTCVCETCTNYNRAYLHHLIRNDELLGLTLLSLHNLSHLIRFSRAMAVAIEDDCFSEDFAPWQKSSIAHYTW, from the coding sequence ATGTTTGATTTCAAGGTTCTTTCAAGAAGTACAAATACTGCTGGAAGAGTTGGTCGTTTATCTACGCCACATGGCATTTTATCAACCCCTCAGTTTATGCCAGTTGGAACATTAGGGACTGTTAAAGGTATTACTGCAACTCAGTTAAAAGACACTAATGCTCAAATGATTCTTGCCAATACCTTTCATTTACATTTGCAACCTGGCGAAGCAATTATAAAAGAATCAGGCGGTTTGCATTCTTTTATGAGTTGGGACCAGCCAATCCTTACTGATTCAGGGGGATATCAAGTATTTAGTTTGGGGAAGTTAAATAAAATAGATGACTTTGGTGTTTCCTTTAAAAGTCCTCGGGATGGAAGTCATATTGAATTAACACCGGAAAAGGCAATTCAAATACAAATGGACTTAGGAGCTGATGTAGTAATGGCCTTTGATCAATGTCCGCCTTATCCAGCAAGCAAAGTTGAGGTAGAAGAAGCTTGTAAACGAACTCATTTGTGGCTTGAGAGATGTGTAGCTACTCATTCAAAGGAAGATCAGGCACTCTTTGGAATTGTTCAAGGAGGATGCTTTTTAGATCTTCGTGAAGAAAGTGCTCGAAGGGTGGCAAGTTTTCATCTGCCTGGCATAGCAATTGGTGGAGTAAGCGTTGGTGAGCCAAGTGATCAAATTCATAAGATAGTTCGTCATGTAGCTCCTTTGTTGCCGAATGAAGTTCCCAGGTATTTGATGGGGATAGGAACAATTAGAGAAATGGCTGTAGCCGTAGCTAACGGAGTTGATTTTTTTGATTGTGTTTTACCTACAAGATTGGGCAGGCATGGAACTGCCTTGGTTCGAGATGAACGCTGGAATTTGAGGAATGCATGTTTTAGAAATGATTATCAGCCTTTAGACACAACTTGTGTTTGTGAAACCTGCACTAATTACAACAGAGCGTATCTTCATCACTTAATTCGAAATGATGAATTACTTGGCCTTACTTTGTTGAGCTTGCATAATCTCAGTCATTTAATCCGTTTTTCGCGTGCAATGGCAGTTGCAATTGAGGATGATTGTTTTTCAGAGGATTTCGCTCCGTGGCAGAAAAGCTCTATTGCGCATTACACGTGGTAG
- a CDS encoding photosystem II reaction center protein K has protein sequence MAPLTLDLLAQLPEAYQLYAPTVDVLPLIPLLFFLLVFVWQAAVGFR, from the coding sequence ATGGCCCCGCTTACCCTCGATTTGCTTGCTCAGTTACCTGAGGCTTACCAGCTTTATGCTCCAACGGTTGATGTCCTTCCGTTGATTCCACTACTATTTTTCTTGCTTGTTTTTGTATGGCAGGCTGCGGTGGGTTTTCGTTAG
- a CDS encoding Gfo/Idh/MocA family protein, whose amino-acid sequence MTPAMIPVKVGVIGIGNMGWHHARVLSLLKDAELIGVADLDSKRGQLAKEQFNCSWFANYQDLLEEVEAVCIAVPTLFHHEVGINCLKAGKHVLIEKPIAASQQEASELIEASNAAKRLLQVGHIERFNPAFKELTKVVTDEEVVVLEARRHSPHPDRANDVSVVLDLMIHDLDLVLELANAPVTRLAAVGGCSFNGPIDYVNATLGFSNGVIASLTASKMSHRKIRTLSAHCKKSLVETDFLNHTLHIHRRAHEWYSADHGELLYRTDGFVEEVSTTSIEPLYAELEHFLQCVRGLETPAVDGLQASRALVLADLIEKAVEKPAKEISLEKPI is encoded by the coding sequence ATGACCCCCGCCATGATTCCGGTGAAGGTTGGGGTAATAGGTATAGGTAACATGGGTTGGCACCATGCAAGAGTGCTAAGTCTGCTAAAAGATGCTGAATTAATTGGGGTTGCTGATCTTGACTCCAAGCGTGGGCAACTAGCAAAAGAACAATTCAATTGTTCATGGTTTGCAAACTACCAAGATTTGCTTGAAGAAGTTGAGGCAGTATGCATTGCTGTTCCTACCTTGTTTCATCACGAGGTGGGCATTAATTGTTTAAAAGCTGGAAAACATGTCTTAATAGAAAAACCAATAGCAGCAAGTCAGCAAGAAGCCTCTGAACTTATCGAGGCTTCTAACGCTGCCAAAAGGTTATTGCAAGTAGGCCATATTGAACGGTTCAATCCAGCCTTTAAAGAGCTTACAAAAGTTGTTACTGATGAAGAAGTAGTTGTTCTAGAAGCTAGGCGTCATAGCCCTCATCCAGATCGTGCCAATGATGTATCTGTTGTTTTAGATCTTATGATCCATGATCTGGATCTAGTTCTTGAATTAGCTAATGCTCCTGTAACAAGACTTGCCGCTGTTGGAGGATGCAGTTTCAATGGTCCAATTGATTATGTAAATGCAACACTTGGTTTTAGTAATGGTGTAATTGCAAGTCTTACTGCCAGCAAAATGAGCCACAGAAAAATTCGCACTCTCAGTGCTCATTGTAAAAAAAGTCTTGTAGAAACAGATTTTTTAAATCACACACTTCATATTCATCGAAGAGCACATGAATGGTATTCGGCTGATCATGGCGAATTGCTTTATAGAACTGACGGATTCGTTGAAGAAGTAAGCACTACTTCAATAGAACCTCTTTATGCAGAACTAGAACATTTCTTACAATGCGTTCGAGGGCTTGAGACGCCAGCAGTTGATGGACTGCAAGCATCTAGGGCATTAGTTCTTGCAGACTTAATTGAAAAAGCTGTAGAAAAACCAGCTAAAGAGATATCCCTAGAAAAACCAATCTAA
- a CDS encoding hemolysin family protein, translating into MQFLLLGILIALPAIFAAGELAILRIRPSRVETLIEENQSGASSAQRLQRKLRRVLIVTQLGVTLSLVALGWLINNFANNSWGTAQEGTRPFLNIALFLFFGILATLIGGLIPKALVLNRTERAALNLSPFLEAIMTIIAPLLFLLEKISSALLKFVGLNTRWDSLVSALSAGELETLIERGRVTGLRPDEKNILEGVFALRDTQVREIMVPRSGMVTLPSNVEFSQLMKEVHLSRHARFLVTGKSLDDVLGVLDLRQLADPISKGTMQLNSPLMKYIQPIPKVLETCTLDKILPLIKSGNPFLLVVDEHGGTEGLITLADLTGEIVGDEIESRKEPFLRKIESNPEKWLSAGDLEIIEINRQLNVALPEANNYHTLAGFLLEKFQQVPSKGDALLENGIHFEINSMKGPRIETVKVILPQKAPKEDL; encoded by the coding sequence ATGCAATTTCTTCTACTAGGCATACTAATTGCCTTACCAGCTATTTTTGCTGCAGGAGAGCTTGCTATTCTGCGAATTCGTCCAAGTCGAGTAGAAACTCTTATCGAAGAAAATCAATCTGGAGCATCATCTGCTCAAAGATTACAAAGAAAGCTCCGCAGAGTTCTAATTGTTACCCAACTAGGAGTAACTCTTTCATTAGTAGCGTTAGGTTGGTTGATAAATAATTTTGCCAATAATAGTTGGGGGACTGCTCAAGAAGGAACAAGACCTTTTTTGAACATAGCTTTATTTCTCTTTTTTGGAATTCTTGCAACCCTTATTGGAGGACTGATTCCAAAAGCTTTAGTTCTAAATAGGACAGAACGAGCAGCTCTTAACTTATCCCCATTTCTTGAAGCAATTATGACAATAATTGCACCACTTCTTTTTTTATTAGAAAAAATTTCATCTGCTCTTCTTAAGTTTGTCGGATTAAACACTCGCTGGGATTCATTAGTATCAGCCTTATCAGCAGGAGAGCTGGAAACGCTTATAGAAAGAGGAAGAGTTACTGGCCTTCGTCCTGATGAAAAAAATATTTTAGAAGGTGTTTTTGCCTTAAGAGATACACAAGTTAGAGAAATAATGGTCCCTCGTTCAGGGATGGTAACTCTCCCAAGTAATGTTGAATTTTCTCAGTTAATGAAAGAAGTACATCTTAGTCGTCATGCACGATTTTTAGTAACTGGAAAGTCTCTTGATGATGTACTTGGTGTATTGGATCTCCGTCAATTAGCAGATCCAATCTCTAAAGGCACAATGCAATTAAATTCTCCTTTAATGAAATATATTCAACCTATTCCAAAAGTGCTTGAAACTTGCACATTGGATAAGATTCTACCTTTAATCAAAAGTGGAAACCCTTTTTTACTAGTAGTAGATGAACATGGAGGGACAGAAGGTTTGATTACTTTGGCAGATCTAACTGGAGAAATTGTTGGTGATGAAATTGAATCAAGAAAAGAACCTTTTCTAAGAAAAATCGAATCAAACCCTGAGAAATGGCTATCTGCAGGCGATCTTGAAATCATTGAAATCAACCGCCAATTAAATGTAGCTTTGCCTGAAGCAAATAATTACCATACTCTTGCAGGCTTTCTTCTAGAGAAATTCCAACAAGTTCCTTCTAAGGGTGATGCTCTTTTAGAAAATGGGATTCACTTTGAAATCAACTCAATGAAAGGTCCTAGAATTGAGACAGTAAAAGTAATCTTGCCTCAAAAAGCTCCAAAAGAAGATCTATAA
- the pyrE gene encoding orotate phosphoribosyltransferase produces MNLPIKSNAASKEKLLTLLALKAYKNGNFTLSSGNKSNHYVNCKPVSLSGNGLLLLSNMMLENVEPDSLAVAGLTLGADPLVCGVALAATYAGRKLDALIVRKEPKGYGTASWLEGPLPPAGSVITVLEDVVTTGRSSLKAVNQLQNAGYRVNRIISIVDRQEGGAFEIKKAGLDLVSLFVLDEVYEKFKNT; encoded by the coding sequence ATGAATTTACCTATTAAATCTAATGCAGCTTCCAAAGAAAAGCTTTTAACTCTTCTTGCTCTTAAGGCCTATAAGAATGGCAATTTTACTCTTTCATCTGGGAACAAGAGTAATCATTACGTTAATTGCAAGCCAGTTAGCCTTAGCGGTAATGGACTTCTGTTATTAAGCAATATGATGCTTGAAAATGTTGAGCCGGATTCCCTTGCAGTAGCAGGATTGACTTTAGGAGCTGATCCATTGGTATGTGGAGTGGCTTTGGCTGCAACGTATGCGGGGAGAAAACTGGATGCATTGATTGTACGGAAAGAGCCAAAAGGATATGGGACAGCCTCTTGGCTCGAGGGCCCCCTGCCTCCAGCAGGATCTGTGATAACAGTTTTAGAAGATGTTGTTACAACAGGGAGATCATCTTTGAAGGCAGTTAATCAACTTCAGAATGCAGGGTATCGAGTTAATCGAATTATTTCGATTGTTGATAGACAAGAAGGAGGAGCATTTGAAATTAAGAAAGCAGGTTTGGACTTGGTAAGTCTTTTTGTGTTGGATGAAGTCTATGAAAAGTTTAAAAACACTTGA
- a CDS encoding YgfZ/GcvT domain-containing protein, producing MKSLKTLDVNLFYNYFWDASFPLFLLEGADNKKFLQGQTTADILGVRDGGLLRTCWLSPVGRLKALLEIRLVGETISFIVLGGNIDEVIDGFDKVIFPADKVNIRASKEIRRLQKINYNESWKVTPVEWLLPSAELPNDFEKLKPASKEMTQEWSLIQGLPYDLFEIDGNSNPLELGLSDLIDFDKGCYLGQETLAKIKNIGRLKCQLRYFKSQRILRKGDSLNISSIDINEKQNVGIVVASKTFGSSSSIGLALIKRKYCICEEIDLNDELGVLKLNKPIGYNDLII from the coding sequence ATGAAAAGTTTAAAAACACTTGATGTGAATTTGTTCTACAACTATTTCTGGGATGCCTCATTCCCTTTATTTTTGTTAGAGGGGGCAGATAATAAGAAATTCCTTCAAGGACAAACAACTGCTGATATTCTTGGTGTTCGAGATGGGGGATTGCTCCGTACTTGCTGGTTATCGCCAGTAGGGAGATTAAAAGCTTTATTGGAAATAAGATTAGTTGGCGAAACAATATCTTTTATTGTTCTAGGAGGAAATATTGATGAGGTTATTGATGGTTTTGATAAGGTAATATTTCCTGCCGATAAAGTTAATATTAGAGCGAGTAAAGAGATTAGAAGACTGCAGAAGATTAATTATAATGAATCTTGGAAAGTAACACCTGTTGAATGGTTGCTGCCAAGCGCTGAGTTGCCTAATGACTTTGAAAAATTAAAACCAGCTAGTAAAGAAATGACTCAGGAATGGTCTTTAATTCAGGGCCTTCCATATGATTTGTTTGAAATAGATGGAAATTCCAACCCCTTAGAATTAGGCCTTTCAGATTTAATAGACTTTGACAAAGGTTGTTACTTAGGTCAAGAAACATTAGCTAAAATAAAAAATATAGGGCGCTTAAAATGTCAATTAAGATATTTTAAATCCCAGAGAATATTGCGAAAAGGTGATTCTTTAAATATTTCTTCTATCGATATAAATGAGAAGCAAAATGTTGGAATCGTTGTTGCTTCTAAAACATTTGGATCTTCTTCAAGTATAGGACTTGCTTTAATTAAAAGAAAATATTGTATATGTGAGGAAATAGATCTTAATGATGAATTAGGTGTCTTAAAGTTAAATAAACCAATTGGATATAATGATTTAATTATATAG
- a CDS encoding TM0106 family RecB-like putative nuclease, with protein MTPTILEKKTITDRLLISWIRCRRKAWLDLYEENKHKDWSAHRALQLDHQYKSFSALLSEAPNRGIEALKRGSNGVVGLRLKGIGPQGLKIEAHPPLLKKINLGSPWGDFSYIPVVAQQGRRLTREHRLSLALWSYLLEQVQQIEVKYGLAVSIRNAGSLDIQEIAITKKLTNELFDSLKRLYKDIRKDVSPGLIADRKKCTLCSWKKLCDEKANEEEDLSEISGIGAKRKIILQEIGIKNLSQLALIDKDDLTNKLSPYGESHKKIAGQLIRQAKVQKKLSPERLSSSMALPELNSAEGVFIYDIESDPDAHHDFLHGFVSLAKRKDGTWLLDDVKYQPILNLSNHTEEIAWGNIKRKLKSHPNWPVLHYGETESLSICRMAKRQGEEDKEINIIRNKFIDIHSRLKGSWVLPVNSYSLKEVAKWLKFEWSQKGSSGAKALLWWRQCQKAISQNNIKPKQLELIMRYNQDDCIATWKIAEWIIDKK; from the coding sequence ATGACTCCCACAATACTAGAAAAAAAAACAATAACGGATAGGCTCCTTATCAGCTGGATCCGCTGTAGAAGAAAAGCTTGGTTAGATTTGTACGAAGAGAATAAACACAAAGATTGGTCTGCCCATCGCGCTCTTCAACTAGATCATCAATACAAAAGTTTTTCTGCATTACTTTCCGAAGCACCAAATAGAGGAATAGAAGCATTAAAAAGAGGGTCGAATGGAGTAGTTGGGTTACGCCTAAAAGGTATTGGCCCTCAAGGCTTGAAAATAGAAGCTCATCCCCCATTACTGAAAAAAATCAATCTTGGAAGTCCTTGGGGAGATTTCTCTTACATACCAGTAGTGGCTCAACAAGGTCGAAGATTAACCAGAGAGCATCGATTATCTCTTGCGCTATGGAGCTATTTATTAGAACAAGTTCAACAAATAGAAGTAAAATATGGACTAGCAGTTTCAATAAGGAATGCAGGAAGTTTAGACATCCAAGAAATTGCCATTACAAAAAAATTAACCAATGAATTATTTGATTCATTAAAAAGATTATATAAAGACATCAGAAAAGATGTATCTCCTGGCTTGATTGCAGATCGAAAAAAATGCACACTTTGCTCATGGAAGAAGCTATGTGATGAAAAGGCTAATGAAGAAGAGGATTTAAGTGAAATCAGTGGAATTGGTGCAAAAAGAAAAATTATTCTTCAAGAGATAGGAATTAAAAATCTTAGCCAGCTTGCATTAATTGATAAAGATGATCTAACAAATAAATTAAGCCCTTATGGAGAATCTCATAAAAAGATTGCAGGGCAACTTATTAGACAAGCAAAAGTCCAAAAAAAATTATCGCCAGAAAGATTAAGTTCAAGCATGGCTTTGCCTGAGCTTAATTCTGCAGAAGGTGTTTTTATATATGACATTGAATCTGATCCCGATGCACATCATGACTTCCTTCATGGGTTTGTTTCTTTAGCAAAAAGAAAAGATGGAACATGGCTATTAGATGATGTTAAATACCAACCAATACTAAATTTGAGCAACCACACAGAAGAAATAGCATGGGGAAATATTAAAAGGAAATTAAAGTCTCATCCAAATTGGCCAGTCCTTCATTATGGAGAAACAGAATCACTCTCAATTTGTAGAATGGCTAAAAGACAAGGTGAGGAAGATAAAGAAATAAATATTATTAGAAATAAGTTTATTGATATTCATTCCAGATTAAAAGGTAGTTGGGTTTTACCAGTAAATAGTTATAGTTTAAAAGAAGTAGCAAAGTGGCTAAAATTTGAATGGAGTCAAAAAGGATCTAGTGGAGCAAAAGCATTACTTTGGTGGCGACAATGCCAAAAAGCAATTTCTCAAAATAACATAAAACCAAAACAGCTAGAATTGATAATGCGATACAACCAAGATGATTGCATTGCAACATGGAAAATTGCCGAATGGATTATAGATAAGAAGTAA
- a CDS encoding phosphoglucomutase/phosphomannomutase family protein, translating to MKFQAAPIKFGTDGWRGVLGVDITIERLIRVAVASAQEMAYRAKNDSTNKVVIGYDRRFLASEFAEAIADAVRGCSLYPLLADVSVTTPSCSWAVVENNALGALVITASHNPPEWLGLKIKGPLGRSVEEDFTKAVEERLLTGGITAPILGETEKFSCRQNHLIGLKRKMDIPALLIGIRAMGLKVIVDSMHGSAAGCMTEILGNESHDFLKEIRTKRDPLFGGNAPEPLAKNLDQLIVNTQELALEGHPVLGLAFDGDGDRIAAIDETGRFCSTQLLIPLFIEHMAGVRNLPGCVIKTVSGSDCIRLIAKDFDREVIERPVGFKYIAQEMLSRKVLLGGEESGGIGFGDHLPERDALYAALLLLESIVYRRKPLGSLLDNLQKRLGTSFYDRFDLLLSDNDSRQRLEKSLKINPPLLVEGKKVKEVIELDGCKLRFDERHWLMFRFSGTEPLLRIYCEAPTYKEVEETLAWAKNFASQI from the coding sequence ATGAAATTCCAAGCAGCTCCAATTAAATTTGGCACTGATGGGTGGAGAGGTGTTTTAGGTGTTGATATTACTATTGAAAGACTTATTAGAGTGGCAGTTGCCTCTGCTCAGGAGATGGCTTATAGGGCTAAAAATGATTCCACGAATAAGGTGGTCATTGGTTATGACCGTAGATTTTTAGCCTCTGAATTTGCTGAAGCAATTGCCGATGCAGTTCGAGGCTGTAGCTTGTATCCATTGTTAGCAGATGTTTCAGTCACTACTCCTTCATGTAGCTGGGCAGTAGTTGAAAATAATGCTCTAGGTGCATTAGTTATTACAGCTAGTCATAATCCGCCTGAATGGCTGGGATTAAAAATAAAAGGCCCTTTAGGTAGATCTGTTGAAGAGGACTTTACAAAAGCTGTTGAAGAGAGACTGCTTACAGGAGGCATCACTGCCCCAATCCTTGGCGAAACGGAAAAGTTTTCTTGTCGTCAAAATCATTTAATTGGTTTAAAAAGAAAAATGGATATTCCAGCTCTTTTAATTGGCATTCGAGCAATGGGATTAAAGGTGATTGTTGATTCAATGCATGGTTCTGCTGCAGGATGCATGACAGAGATTCTGGGAAATGAATCACACGATTTTTTAAAAGAAATAAGGACAAAACGAGATCCTTTATTTGGTGGGAATGCCCCTGAGCCTTTAGCTAAAAATCTTGATCAACTTATTGTAAATACTCAAGAATTAGCTTTGGAAGGTCATCCTGTTCTTGGGTTAGCTTTTGATGGAGATGGGGATCGAATAGCAGCTATAGATGAAACAGGAAGGTTTTGCAGTACCCAGCTATTAATACCTCTCTTCATTGAGCATATGGCGGGAGTTAGAAATTTACCTGGTTGTGTTATTAAAACTGTTAGTGGATCTGACTGTATTCGCTTAATAGCAAAAGACTTTGATAGAGAAGTTATTGAACGTCCAGTAGGCTTTAAATATATTGCTCAAGAGATGCTTTCTAGAAAAGTTTTACTTGGCGGGGAAGAGTCTGGTGGTATAGGTTTTGGAGATCATTTGCCAGAAAGAGATGCTTTGTATGCTGCATTGCTTTTACTGGAGTCAATTGTTTATAGAAGAAAGCCATTAGGAAGTCTTTTAGATAATTTACAAAAACGATTAGGTACAAGTTTTTATGATCGTTTTGACCTTCTTCTTTCTGATAATGATTCAAGACAAAGACTGGAAAAGTCTTTGAAAATAAACCCTCCTTTATTAGTTGAGGGTAAGAAAGTCAAAGAAGTAATTGAATTGGATGGATGCAAGTTAAGATTTGATGAAAGACATTGGTTAATGTTTCGTTTCTCAGGGACTGAACCTTTGCTGCGAATTTATTGCGAGGCTCCAACTTATAAAGAGGTTGAAGAAACTCTTGCTTGGGCTAAGAACTTCGCCTCTCAGATATGA
- the rdgB gene encoding RdgB/HAM1 family non-canonical purine NTP pyrophosphatase — MSFNLGKSLTKLIIASNNDGKIEEFIQLLSGIPLVVMGQPKHLEVEETGVSFAENARIKAIAVAKATGEMALADDSGLSVGSLGGAPGVFSARYANTDLERVSRLLKELEMVDDRSAFFSAALCLASSKGEVLLELDGRCDGIITTTPRGKFGFGYDPIFEVKGTGLTFSEMDSKQKRELSHRGLAVKKLIPSLKKILDS, encoded by the coding sequence ATGAGCTTTAATCTTGGGAAATCTCTTACGAAGCTTATAATTGCTAGTAACAATGATGGAAAGATTGAAGAGTTTATTCAACTTTTGTCTGGAATCCCATTAGTTGTAATGGGCCAACCAAAGCATTTAGAGGTTGAGGAAACAGGGGTTAGTTTTGCTGAAAATGCACGCATCAAGGCTATTGCTGTGGCAAAAGCTACTGGTGAAATGGCTCTTGCAGATGATTCGGGATTAAGTGTTGGATCTTTAGGAGGAGCTCCAGGGGTTTTTTCTGCAAGATATGCAAATACTGATTTGGAAAGGGTTTCTAGATTATTAAAAGAATTAGAGATGGTTGATGATAGGAGTGCTTTTTTTTCTGCAGCACTTTGCCTAGCTTCTTCAAAAGGGGAAGTATTGCTTGAGCTAGATGGCAGATGTGATGGAATTATTACTACTACGCCTAGAGGAAAATTTGGATTTGGATATGATCCAATTTTTGAAGTGAAAGGAACTGGACTAACATTTTCAGAAATGGATTCCAAGCAAAAAAGAGAACTCAGCCATCGCGGACTTGCTGTTAAAAAATTAATTCCTAGCTTAAAAAAGATATTGGACTCCTAA